One segment of Podospora pseudopauciseta strain CBS 411.78 chromosome 5 map unlocalized CBS411.78m_5.2, whole genome shotgun sequence DNA contains the following:
- a CDS encoding uncharacterized protein (EggNog:ENOG503PE5J), protein MKLSLLALASAASAAVITTRDVVFEARNFTASCVPHSAMCFYSLNAFMPGTMDTLGYNCTASGVGGVGILPEITGGTCPPSSRTFDVLRNETGMTVIVSVQVSRLSYTRGAHFIPSEQIQIIKGVTPTGDYTAYVGPKDFPLERIW, encoded by the exons ATGAAGCTCTCACTTCTTGCACTGGCCAGTGCTGCCTCCGCGGCCGTCATCACCACGCGCGATGTTGTTTTCGAAGCCCGCAACTTCACCGCCAGCTGCGTCCCTCACAGCGCCATGTGCTT CTACTCCCTAAATGCCTTCATGCCCGGAACCATGGACACCCTAGGCTACAACTGCACCGCCTCCGGTGTGGGTGGCGTGGGAATCCTCCCCGAGATCACAGGTGGCACCTGCCCTCCGTCATCGCGTACTTTCGACGTCCTCCGAAACGAGACCGGTATGACCGTCATCGTCAGTGTTCAAGTCTCTCGTCTTAGCTACACCAGGGGCGCGCATTTCATCCCAAGTGAGCAGATCCAGATCATCAAGGGCGTTACTCCGACTGGGGATTACACGGCCTATGTTGGACCCAAGGACTTTCCGCTGGAGCGGATATGGTAG